A single region of the Dehalococcoides mccartyi genome encodes:
- a CDS encoding GNAT family N-acetyltransferase: MSKNMLLQRNSCKSGIWLLQKIKDHSICSSFDCGDDDLNDYFHNESIPHKEQLIAQSYCLQSSTQLGVPVALLDFCNDSISFKDYRSFITNADVKKYPSLPAVKLTRFGVNQPFQQHGVGTHLLNMVKALFMTDNRTGCRWITVDAYSHVVGFYEKNGFELMTDKDKDNKIRAMAFDLKRFSPPPNFKFDIG, encoded by the coding sequence TTGTCAAAGAATATGCTTCTTCAAAGAAATAGCTGTAAAAGCGGTATATGGCTGCTTCAAAAAATAAAAGACCATTCGATTTGCTCTTCGTTTGATTGTGGTGATGATGACTTAAATGACTATTTCCACAATGAGTCAATACCCCATAAAGAACAACTGATTGCTCAGTCTTATTGCCTTCAATCTTCTACTCAATTAGGAGTACCAGTCGCATTATTAGATTTCTGTAATGATTCAATTAGTTTTAAAGATTACAGAAGTTTTATAACTAATGCAGATGTTAAGAAATATCCTTCTTTGCCAGCGGTAAAGTTGACACGATTTGGTGTCAATCAACCATTCCAACAACATGGCGTAGGAACTCATTTGCTTAATATGGTGAAGGCTTTATTTATGACCGATAATAGGACAGGCTGTAGGTGGATTACTGTAGATGCTTATTCCCATGTGGTGGGATTTTATGAGAAAAATGGATTTGAACTTATGACTGATAAAGACAAAGATAATAAGATAAGAGCAATGGCATTCGATTTAAAGCGATTTTCTCCGCCACCTAATTTTAAATTCGATATTGGTTAA
- a CDS encoding RidA family protein, translating to MSKKYFSAPGAQGPYSLAVKAGDYLYISGQIGHIDADGKPLASVETQTKRCLEKMAELLKTAGASFDDVVKTTVFLKNQEDFAKMNSVYTVFFSGTKPARSTVIAGMVFPEIMVEIEAIAYLPQV from the coding sequence ATGAGCAAAAAGTATTTTTCAGCACCCGGAGCACAAGGGCCTTATTCATTGGCGGTAAAAGCAGGTGATTACCTGTATATTTCGGGTCAGATAGGCCATATTGATGCGGACGGCAAACCTTTAGCTAGTGTTGAGACTCAGACTAAGCGATGTCTGGAAAAAATGGCGGAACTGCTTAAAACAGCTGGAGCTTCTTTTGATGATGTGGTAAAGACAACCGTATTTTTAAAAAATCAGGAAGACTTTGCCAAAATGAATAGTGTTTATACGGTCTTTTTCAGCGGCACTAAACCTGCCCGGTCTACTGTGATTGCCGGTATGGTTTTTCCTGAAATAATGGTGGAAATAGAGGCGATAGCCTATTTGCCACAGGTATAA